A stretch of Mesoplodon densirostris isolate mMesDen1 chromosome 7, mMesDen1 primary haplotype, whole genome shotgun sequence DNA encodes these proteins:
- the LOC132494284 gene encoding high affinity immunoglobulin epsilon receptor subunit beta-like — translation MDTEIGSRTDLALPNPQGPTSEPEIELSVVSLRDNDLLEKAAPSPPRQTWLTFLKKELEFLGVTQILISLICLYFGIIIDSVFNNSEFKEDFFSSFKVGYPFWGAVFFATSGCLSVMSEKKHATYLIRGSLGANTVSSIAGGIGIIILIINLKKSSANIYHCRDIYEKDFCFVAPISTEIVAMILFLTILGFCSAVSLTVYGIGEVIERNKIPEDRIYEDVRIYAPIYSELEHGGETTSPTDS, via the exons ATGGACACAGAAATTGGGAGCAGAACAGATCTTGCTCTCCCAAACCCACAAGGGCCCACCAG TGAGCCTGAAATTGAACTTTCAGTAGTATCTCTCCGTGATAACGACTTACTGGAGAaagctgctccatccccaccacgCCAAACGTGGCTGACTTTTTTGAAGAAGGAGCTGGAATTCCTGGGG GTAACACAAATTCTGATTAGTTTGATATgcctttattttggaataatcatCGACTCCGTGTTCAATAATTCAGAATTTAAAGAAGActttttttcatcatttaaagTAGGCTACCCATTCTGGGGAGCAGTATTT TTTGCTACTTCTGGATGTTTGTCAGTTATGTCTGAAAAGAAACATGCAACATATCTG ATACGAGGAAGTCTGGGAGCAAACACTGTCAGCAGCATAGCTGGAGGAATAGGAATCATCATCCTGATCATTAACCTAAAGAAGAGCTCAGCTAATATCTACCATTGCCGGGATATTTATGAGAAAGACTTCTGCTTTGTGGCTCCTATTTCCACT GAAATTGTGGCAATGATCCTGTTTCTCACCATTCTGGGGTTTTGCAGTGCTGTGTCACTCACAGTCTATGGGATTGGAGAAGTAATTGAAAGAAATAAG ATTCCAGAAGATCGTATTTATGAAGACGTAAGAATctatgcaccaatttacagtgaGTTGGAACATGGAGGGGAGACAACTTCTCCCACTGATTCATAA